Proteins found in one Camelus bactrianus isolate YW-2024 breed Bactrian camel chromosome 5, ASM4877302v1, whole genome shotgun sequence genomic segment:
- the AMER3 gene encoding LOW QUALITY PROTEIN: APC membrane recruitment protein 3 (The sequence of the model RefSeq protein was modified relative to this genomic sequence to represent the inferred CDS: inserted 2 bases in 1 codon; substituted 2 bases at 2 genomic stop codons) yields the protein MELKRGKTFIKSSLQISHEKPPDPAATAPAREEAGPWSVSPGGAQRPHSEQGPQVSPSTQGYDRCSDKGTQPDAGAGATALCGATFKLVRKSKTQESVPGAGRAAAAAGQLVGSASFPGPASSQRMIDYRHFVPQMPFVPAVAKSIPRKRISLKRPKKCFRNLFHIRRNKTENLASLATKGKSLSSPESPSEDGGQRGKASFPLGEGLGPDGLCQDLSDSEFLPESSLDLCRALCEDVASLKSFDSLTGCGEIFADESSVPSLELNEGLGSPARAQQAPESRAPRGPCQGSVEQLASPAQNEMADLARFWDRVNHSVRQQQRALLGPRGAPTDQPRPDAAGLAELPLRPCRDTLSDSKASPVDTGTPRSERPGSASTSDEGYYDSFSAGLEEDRKEAPSPGAPAAAFPRDSCSGDALYELFYDPAAGPAGPSPDDDLCVSESLSGPALGAPLSMCSFHVGAEENLAPAPGPDLLSQSFLQSSWRGKECLLKLCDTELAITMGIINWLRRGPELRASPASAPGEPAQTPAAAPEKGGLGPVKLEGRGPRALDAGRTTVSSAPSTRELWACSGPEGPLGVSEVLAGAEQGPSSPSRDPSLECVWISGGEGTQGCPEGSFSSVESAASVTTSISSRSKVPDPSAWPSSQEPRPPGNLGCFQGPWRPGLGGNSLDSELTLTGYVAQMAALQIHPDCQPPAAQPLRQNTGSGLCGQTQASGPDILQQEHPNSFPSVAAICGLPSVAGPLDQRCPARILDLSQLKAEPARLDAQARASAEDQPLQAAHRGQLDSXPPLGPAAGXDSXGSPVRSSGPHFHSQQEGSPSASAPESLCSFLALMPDGLLCNQLEVGAPGPALLSPTFTTGLCLCGHIQESLRPKSPPSAPDVRTVLGGGQWQD from the exons ATGGAGCTGAAGAGAGGAAAGACCTTCATCAAATCCAGCCTGCAGATTTCCCACGAGAAGCCCCCAGACCCAGCAGCTACTGCCCcggccagggaggaggcagggccctgGTCAGTCTCACCAGGTGGGGCGCAGCGGCCCCACAGCGAGCAGGGCCCCCAGGTCAGCCCCAGCACCCAAGGATACGACAGATGCTCCGACAAGGGGACACAGCCAGATGCCGGTGCGGGGGCCACGGCTCTCTGTGGGGCCACCTTCAAACTGGTGCGGAAGAGCAAGACGCAGGAGAGTGTGCCCGGGGCTGGCAGGGCAGCCGCAGCTGCTGGGCAGCTGGTGGGCAGCGCGAGCTTCCCAGGGCCCGCCAGCAGCCAGCGCATGATTGACTACCGCCACTTTGTGCCCCAGATGCCCTTTGTGCCCGCCGTGGCCAAGAGCATCCCAAGGAAGAGGATTTCCCTGAAACGACCCAAGAAGTGCTTTCGGAACCTATTCCACATTCGCAGAAACAAAACTGAGAACTTGGCCTCGCTGGCAACCAAGGGGAAGAGCCTGTCCTCCCCTGAGAGCCCATCAGAAGATGGAGGGCAGCGAGGCAAAGCCTCCTTCCCCTTGGGCGAGGGGCTGGGGCCAGACGGCCTGTGCCAGGACCTGTCTGACAGCGAGTTCCTGCCCGAGTCCTCCTTGGACCTCTGCAGGGCCCTGTGTGAGGACGTGGCCTCACTTAAGAGCTTTGACTCACTCACTGGGTGCGGGGAGATCTTTGCAGATGAGAGCTCAGTGCCATCCCTGGAGTTGAATGAGGGCCTAGGGAGCCCAGCCCGGGCACAGCAGGCCCCCGAGAGCAGGGCTCCCAGGGGCCCCTGCCAGGGCAGCGTGGAGCAGCTGGCGTCGCCGGCCCAGAACGAGATGGCCGACCTCGCCAGGTTCTGGGACCGCGTGAATCATTCGGTGCGGCAGCAGCAACGCGCCCTGCTAGGCCCCCGGGGGGCTCCCACAGACCAGCCCAGGCCCGATGCGGCCGGGCTCGCCGAGCTGCCCCTGCGCCCATGCAGGGACACCCTCAGCGACTCCAAAGCCAGCCCCGTAGACACAGGCACCCCCAGGAGCGAGCGGCCGGGATCGGCGTCCACGAGCGATGAGGGCTACTACGACTCCTTCTCAGCGGGCCTggaggaggacaggaaggaggccCCCAGCCCGGGCGCGCCCGCCGCCGCCTTCCCCCGGGACAGCTGCAGCGGCGACGCCCTCTACGAGCTCTTCTACGACCCCGCCGCGGGCCCGGCGGGCCCGAGCCCGGATGACGACCTGTGCGTGTCCGAGAGTCTGTCGGGGCCGGCACTGGGAGCCCCCCTGTCCATGTGCAGCTTCCACGTGGGGGCGGAGGAGAAtctggccccggccccgggccccGACCTGCTCAGCCAGAGCTTCTTGCAGAGCTCCTGGAGGGGCAAGGAGTGCTTGCTGAAGCTCTGCGACACCGAGCTGGCCATCACCATGGGCATCATCAACTGGCTCCGCCGGGGTCCGGAGCTCCGCGCCTCCCCTGCCTCGGCCCCCGGGGAGCCAGCGCAGACACCTGCAGCCGCCCCTGAGAAGGGGGGCCTAGGCCCAGTGAAGCTGGAGGGCAGAGGGCCCCGGGCCTTAGATGCAGGGAGGACCACCGTGAGCTCAGCCCCGAGCACGCGGGAGCTGTGGGCGTGTTCGGGTCCCGAGGGCCCGCTTGGAGTGAGCGAGGTCTTAGCGGGGGCCGAGCAGGGGCCCAGCTCTCCATCCAGGGACCCCTCTCTGGAGTGCGTGTGGATCTCTGGGGGAGAAGGGACACAAGGCTGCCCTGAAGGCTCATTCTCCTCGGTGGAGTCAGCAGCCTCCGTGACAACAAGCATCTCCAGCAGAAGCAAGGTCCCAGAcccctctgcctggcccagctccCAGGAGCCCAGGCCGCCTGGGAACCTGGGGTGTTTCCAAGGCCCCTGGAGGCCAGGTCTTGGGGGGAACTCTCTGGATTCAGAGCTCACCCTGACGGGCTATGTGGCCCAGATGGCAGCCCTGCAGATCCACCCAGACTGCCAACCCCCTGCTGCTCAGCCCCTGAGGCAGAACACAGGCAGCGGGCTCTGTGGGCAGACTCAGGCCAGCGGCCCTGACATTCTGCAACAGGAACATCCTAACAGCTTCCCCAGTGTGGCCGCCATCTGTGGCCTGCCCTCCGTGGCTGGCCCACTGGACCAGAGGTGCCCAGCCCGCATCCTGGACCTGAGCCAGCTCAAGGCGGAGCCTGCCAGGCTGGATGCCCAGGCCCGGGCCTCTGCGGAGGACCAGCCCCTGCAGGCTGCACACAGGGGCCAGCTGGACTCTTAGCCCCCCCTCGGCCCTGCTGCTGGCTGAGACTC GGGATCACCTGTCAGGAGTTCTGGCCCTCACTTTCACAGCCAGCAGGAGGGGTCTCCCTCTGCAAGTGCCCCAGAAAGCCTCTGCAGCTTCCTGGCCCTGATGCCTGATGGCCTCCTCTGCAACCAACTGGAAGTGGGGGCCCCTGGGCCAGCACTGCTGAGCCCCACCTTTACAACAGGCTTGTGTCTTTGTGGCCACATTCAGGAGAGCCTAAGACCCAAAtctccaccctctgcccctgATGTGAGGACTGTGCTAGGGGGAGGGCAGTGGCAGGACTGA